In the genome of Phacochoerus africanus isolate WHEZ1 chromosome 10, ROS_Pafr_v1, whole genome shotgun sequence, one region contains:
- the TRIM61 gene encoding putative tripartite motif-containing protein 61: MAQAASLAQLQAEASCPICLDYLRDPVTTDCGHNFCHSCLLQRWEDLQGDFPCPVCLQHCPDRSLRRNTQLCHMVDVVKQLPNTRRKRKRQEEKPLCEKHHQVLSLFCEEDLELLCPQCKISSHHGGHLVVPMEPAAACHRRRLKVSIEPLEEQHEVAKKALEMQVSKTFDLM; this comes from the coding sequence ATGGCCCAGGCAGCCTCCCTGGCACAGCTCCAAGCAGAAGCCAGCTGCCCCATCTGCCTGGATTACCTGCGAGACCCAGTGACCACTGACTGTGGGCACAACTTCTGTCACTCGTGCCTCCTCCAGCGCTGGGAGGACCTGCAGGGCGACTTCCCCTGTCCTGTGTGCCTCCAGCACTGCCCTGACAGGAGCCTCAGGAGGAACACCCAGCTCTGTCACATGGTTGATGTTGTGAAGCAGCTTCCCAACACAAGGCGCAAGAGGAAGCGGCAGGAAGAGAAACCGCTATGTGAGAAGCACCATCAGGTTCTCAGCCTGTTTTGTGAGGAGGACCTGGAGCTGCTGTGTCCCCAATGCAAGATCTCTTCTCACCATGGTGGGCACCTCGTGGTGCCCATGGAACCAGCTGCAGCCTGTCACAGGAGGAGGCTCAAAGTCTCCATTGAGCCCCTGGAAGAGCAGCATGAAGTTGCTAAAAAGGCACTAGAAATGCAAGTCTCAAAAACATTTGACTTGATGTGA